The following proteins come from a genomic window of Oncorhynchus masou masou isolate Uvic2021 chromosome 25, UVic_Omas_1.1, whole genome shotgun sequence:
- the LOC135514042 gene encoding coiled-coil domain-containing protein 117-like, with protein sequence MHHPSPMSSELGLLPAMYSFPGLINVTEIGINIGPANTCQHLPGVLPPNTSWERRCLRKHRRRADDEGCSAKKRRLMEEAGCDPLDYLSPKVFHNWPPGNSSPPLPESSSQALPQPCLGTQDLGLPLSGSSSTLACLEAEGSCMEVEAAQRRLQEIEERITLEDDDDDEDLDVEPAPRRPMLVMSDSLREGLQRGISDILPHTVAQSVSHSCMELVVWRPPEVALARRLKDSLQRQRKQQITSRQPPSPSASLSSLTPTNTPGETYSPMYCSPGAGAHSAGEEDMEL encoded by the exons ATGCATCATCCTAGCCCCATGAGCAGTGAGCTGGGCTTGTTGCCTGCCATGTACTCATTCCCTGGCCTTATCAACGTCACTGAAATCGGGATCAATATTGGCCCTGCAAATACCTGTCAACACCTGCCGGGAGTATTGCCCCCAAACAC GAGTTGGGAGAGACGATGCCTGAGAAAGCACAGGAGGAGAGCAGATGACGA AGGATGCAGTGCCAAAAAGAGGAGGCTGATGGAAGAGGCAGGATGCGATCCTTTGGATTACCTCAGCCCCAAAGTGTTTCATAACTGGCCACCAGGCAACAGCAGCCCCCCTCTACCTGAATCATCTAGCCAAGCACTCCCCCAGCCCTGTCTGGGAACTCAGGACCTGGGGCTGCCCTTATCTGGGTCTTCTTCCACTCTGGCCTGTCTAGAAGCAGAAGGCTCCTGCATGGAGGTGGAGGCAGCACAGAGGAGACTGCAGGAGATTGAGGAGAG GATCACCCTGGAGGATGATGACGACGATGAGGACCTGGATGTGGAGCCAGCACCCAGGAGGCCCATGCTGGTGATGTCTGACAGTCTGAGGGAGGGGCTTCAGCGTGGCATCAGTGACATCCTCCCCCACACTGTGGCCCAGTCTGT GAGCCACTCCTGTATGGAACTGGTAGTATGGCGCCCCCCAGAGGTTGCGCTGGCCCGGCGGCTGAAGGACTCCCTACAGAGGCAGAGGAAGCAGCAGATTACCAGCAGGCAACCCCCGAGCCCTAGTGCCTCTCTGAGTTCCCTCACCCCCACAAACACCCCAGGGGAGACATACTCCCCTATGTATTGCAGCCCAGGAGCAGGTGCccacagcgctggagaggaggacaTGGAGCTGTAG
- the LOC135514041 gene encoding transcobalamin-2-like, with translation MYTLYILSGLLALVASKPCDPVGSEPGELLLSLNKNLLRSLEDEGTSPNPSVHLALRLSTHHNLGMESDHLNALKTNLHTDIESSLANSQPVVGLLALYTLALKASCYDLNTLTFTVNQRSETLLTHLKRQMELEKDHIAFSQRPLTNYYQYSLGVLALCVSGVRVNSHVSNKLIRAVGHGHIKHEASDSIDTFAMAGMALQCLKESDTQEQDAALDKALDLIKLKLLDSQRADGHMGNEFSTGLAVQALLAMGSQVQECASSMEAMRSDVRKGTYLNPMAMSQTLPALQQKSYLQVKSKECRNEDGNLVLEAREPVTVLQSHTNVVLKVEVVKSHGASVVYSVDVPTGTSLVDALELLQKTNIDFTFEKETSLWGPFLSVVNGELARQTDRRYWHLSSDGNTLSQGIKDFKIETAQQITIKNTRY, from the exons ATGTATACCCTATACATTCTTAGTGGACTGCTGGCACTGGTTGCAAGCAAACCCTGTG ATCCTGTAGGATCAGAGCCTGGTGAGCTGCTCCTCTCACTCAATAAGAATCTGCTGCGTTCTCTGGAGGATGAAGGAACGTCCCCCAATCCCAGTGTGCACCTGGCCCTGCGCCTGTCCACTCACCACAACCTTGGCATGGAGAGTGATCACCTGAATGCACTTAAAACCAATTTACACACTGACATTGAGAG CTCTCTGGCCAACAGCCAGCCAGTGGTGGGTCTCCTGGCCCTGTACACTCTGGCCCTGAAGGCCTCCTGCTACGACCTCAACACCCTGACCTTCACTGTCAATCAGAGGAGCGAGACCCTGCTGACTCATCTCAAGAGACAGATGGAACTGGAGAAAGACCACATCGCCT TCAGCCAGCGTCCTCTGACTAACTACTACCAGTATTCTCTGGGCGTGCTGGCACTGTGTGTGAGTGGTGTTAGAGTCAACTCTCACGTCAGCAACAAGCTCATCAGGGCTGTAGGGCATGGACATATCAAACATGAAGCCTCCGATAGCATTG ACACGTTTGCCATGGCTGGGATGGCCCTGCAGTGCCTGAAGGAGTCTGACACCCAGGAGCAGGATGCGGCTCTGGACAAAGCCCtggacctcatcaagctgaaGCTACTGGACTCCCAGCGGGCTGATGGTCACATGGGCAATGAGTTCAGCACAGGCCTGGCAGTGCAG GCCCTGCTGGCCATGGGCAGCCAGGTGCAGGAGTGTGCTAGCTCCATGGAGGCCATGAGGTCAGATGTGAGGAAGGGAACCTATCTCAACCCCATGGCCATGTCCCAAACTCTGCCTGCTCTCCAGCAGAAATCCTATCTGCAAGTCAAGAGCAAGGAGTGCCGCAATGAGGATGGCAA CCTGGTCCTGGAGGCCAGGGAGCCAGTGACGGTGTTACAGAGTCATACCAACGTAGTCCTGAAGGTGGAGGTGGTCAAATCGCATGGGGCATCTGTTGTCTATTCTGTGGATGTGCCAACGGGCACTTCGTTGGTTGATGCCCTTGAACTCCTTCAAAAGACCAACATTGACTTCAC GTTTGAGAAGGAGACCAGCCTTTGGGGACCTTTCCTGAGTGTGGTGAATGGGGAACTGGCTAGACAGACCGACCGCAGATACTGGCACCTCTCCTCAGATGGCAACACTCTCAGCCAGG GTATCAAAGATTTCAAGATTGAGACGGCTCAACAGATCACCATCAAaaacaccagatactga
- the dguok gene encoding deoxyguanosine kinase, mitochondrial isoform X1 gives MYSFYRFLVLNLISHCKNLTVSLRYTGSVKRHVLRTRRDENPVLLYSTIARRATNLCLLRSPHCHSSTGPMDDINRVKRVSIEGNIAVGKSTFAQLLQFAGQDWEVVPEPVGKWQSIESGSSQQKVSNLLDMMYQDPQRWSYTFQTNSCMSRMRTQLQPPPARLFRAEGVPVQVFERSVYSDRYVFALNMFELGCINSTEWAVYQDWHSFLVEQFGRQVELEGIIYLRAPPQKCMERLGQRGRVEEKGVQLDYLEKLHTQHERWLIDKSTKLHFEQLTRVPVLVLDASLEFEEDPKVWAKFITQVKDFFTGL, from the exons ATGTACTCATTCTACCGGTTCCTGGTGTTGAATCTGATTTCCCATTGTAAAAACCTCACAGTCTCGTTGCGATATACCGGATCGGTTAAGCGGCATGTTTTGAGAACCCGCCGAGACGAAAATCCAGTGCTTCTCTACTCAACAATTGCGAGAAGGGCGACCAACCTCTGCCTGTTGCGCTCACCACACTGTCATTCAAGCACCGGGCCAATGGACGACATTAACCGAGTTAAGAGGGTCTCTATTGAAGGCAACATTG CGGTAGGAAAGTCAACATTCGCGCAACTCCTGCAGTTTGCTGGCCAAGACTGGGAAGTGGTTCCTGAGCCCGTGGGGAAATGGCAGAGCATCGAGAGTGGGTCTTCACAA CAGAAGGTCAGTAACCTGCTGGATATGATGTACCAGGACCCTCAGCGCTGGTCCTACACCTTTCAGACCAACTCCTGCATGAGCCGCATGCGCACCCAGCTGCAGCCACCACCAGCACGCCTGTTCAGAGCAGAGGGCGTCCCTGTGCAGGTCTTTGAGCGCTCTGTGTACAGTGATAG GTATGTATTTGCCCTGAACATGTTTGAGCTGGGCTGCATCAACTCTACTGAGTGGGCTGTCTACCAGGACTGGCATTCCTTCCTGGTGGAACAGTTTGGCCGTCAGGTGGAACTGGAGGGCATAATTTACCTCCGAGCCCCCCCACAG AAGTGTATGGAGCGTCTGGGACAACGGGGGCGGGTGGAGGAGAAAGGAGTGCAGCTAGACTACCTGGAGAAACTACACACCCAGCATGAGAGGTGGCTCATAGACAAGAGCACTAA GCTGCACTTTGAGCAGTTGACCCGGGTGCCTGTATTGGTTCTGGATGCCAGTCTAGAGTTTGAGGAGGACCCTAAGGTGTGGGCCAAATTTATCACACAG GTGAAGGACTTCTTCACTGGACTATGA
- the dguok gene encoding deoxyguanosine kinase, mitochondrial isoform X2, producing the protein MYSFYRFLVLNLISHCKNLTVSLRYTGSVKRHVLRTRRDENPVLLYSTIARRATNLCLLRSPHCHSSTGPMDDINRVKRVSIEGNIAVGKSTFAQLLQFAGQDWEVVPEPVGKWQSIESGSSQKVSNLLDMMYQDPQRWSYTFQTNSCMSRMRTQLQPPPARLFRAEGVPVQVFERSVYSDRYVFALNMFELGCINSTEWAVYQDWHSFLVEQFGRQVELEGIIYLRAPPQKCMERLGQRGRVEEKGVQLDYLEKLHTQHERWLIDKSTKLHFEQLTRVPVLVLDASLEFEEDPKVWAKFITQVKDFFTGL; encoded by the exons ATGTACTCATTCTACCGGTTCCTGGTGTTGAATCTGATTTCCCATTGTAAAAACCTCACAGTCTCGTTGCGATATACCGGATCGGTTAAGCGGCATGTTTTGAGAACCCGCCGAGACGAAAATCCAGTGCTTCTCTACTCAACAATTGCGAGAAGGGCGACCAACCTCTGCCTGTTGCGCTCACCACACTGTCATTCAAGCACCGGGCCAATGGACGACATTAACCGAGTTAAGAGGGTCTCTATTGAAGGCAACATTG CGGTAGGAAAGTCAACATTCGCGCAACTCCTGCAGTTTGCTGGCCAAGACTGGGAAGTGGTTCCTGAGCCCGTGGGGAAATGGCAGAGCATCGAGAGTGGGTCTTCACAA AAGGTCAGTAACCTGCTGGATATGATGTACCAGGACCCTCAGCGCTGGTCCTACACCTTTCAGACCAACTCCTGCATGAGCCGCATGCGCACCCAGCTGCAGCCACCACCAGCACGCCTGTTCAGAGCAGAGGGCGTCCCTGTGCAGGTCTTTGAGCGCTCTGTGTACAGTGATAG GTATGTATTTGCCCTGAACATGTTTGAGCTGGGCTGCATCAACTCTACTGAGTGGGCTGTCTACCAGGACTGGCATTCCTTCCTGGTGGAACAGTTTGGCCGTCAGGTGGAACTGGAGGGCATAATTTACCTCCGAGCCCCCCCACAG AAGTGTATGGAGCGTCTGGGACAACGGGGGCGGGTGGAGGAGAAAGGAGTGCAGCTAGACTACCTGGAGAAACTACACACCCAGCATGAGAGGTGGCTCATAGACAAGAGCACTAA GCTGCACTTTGAGCAGTTGACCCGGGTGCCTGTATTGGTTCTGGATGCCAGTCTAGAGTTTGAGGAGGACCCTAAGGTGTGGGCCAAATTTATCACACAG GTGAAGGACTTCTTCACTGGACTATGA
- the LOC135514044 gene encoding nodal homolog, producing the protein MECLAWLVLCALLICFFRLGSSEKLSHHSRYHKSAPESSLGNLNSYHPSRYPLYMMQLYRSFKAADSSQSTAVNTVSAADASHLLRHSDSVISLIAKGCHQVGEKWTVTFDMSSISATDDVQLSELRVRLPAFSASKRVTLDIYHSRKQDCESDTEMCRDERLLLGSFGASPSDTKSPLNVFNVTALLKYWLHQGDAVTESQEARVGDVMEDDHGSGVDGEIYMPYIKHFTHRRRKVHHPTAERVMMVVFSKHNLPRDGESAPTLIRTVEHSKYAILDQVSDEAQGRRHKRNRMERVRMAGGIAANATGSLAEAVQRPLCRKVDMWVDFDQIGWNEWIVYPKRYNAFRCEGECPTPVDESFSPTNHAYMKSLLRLYHPDRVGCPSCVPTRLSPLSMLYYGDEDLVLRHHEDMIVEECGCH; encoded by the exons ATGGAATGCTTGGCATGGCTCGTCCTTTGCGCGCTCCTCATCTGCTTTTTCAGGCTTGGCAGTTCGGAGAAACTGTCGCACCATTCCCGGTATCACAAGAGCGCACCCGAGTCCAGTTTAGGAAATCTAAATTCGTACCATCCCAGCAGGTACCCTCTCTACATGATGCAGCTGTACCGCTCCTTCAAGGCTGCAGACTCCTCACAGTCCACGGCTGTCAACACCGTCAGCGCAGCCGATGCCAGCCACTTACTGCGGCATTCTGACTCAGTCatcagtctcatagcaaaag GTTGCCATCAAGTGGGTGAGAAATGGACCGTCACTTTCGACATGTCCTCCATCTCTGCGACTGACGATGTCCAGCTGTCAGAGCTTCGGGTCAGACTACCAGCTTTTTCCGCCTCCAAGCGCGTCACATTGGACATTTATCACTCGCGAAAGCAGGACTGCGAGTCTGACACTGAAATGTGCCGCGACGAGCGCCTTCTCTTGGGCAGCTTTGGCGCATCGCCCAGTGACACCAAGTCTCCGTTGAACGTTTTCAATGTAACAGCTCTGCTCAAATATTGGTTGCACCAGGGAGACGCAGTGACGGAGAGTCAAGAAGCAAGAGTTGGAGATGTGATGGAGGACGATCACGGGAGTGGGGTAGATGGAGAGATCTACATGCCCTACATTAAGCATTTTACGCACAGGCGAAGGAAGGTTCACCATCCGACAGCCGAACGGGTTATGATGGTTGTCTTCTCCAAGCACAACCTGCCTCGAGATGGCGAGAGCGCACCCACTCTCATCCGTACTGTGGAGCACTCCAAATACGCAATTTTGGACCAAGTCAGCGATGAAGCTCAAGGGCGACGCCACAAGAGAAACCGAATGGAGAGAGTGCGGATGGCTGGCGGAATTGCAGCGAATGCTACTGGGTCACTGGCTGAAGCCGTCCAACGCCCACTATGTCGGAAGGTGGACATGTGGGTAGATTTCGACCAGATCGGCTGGAACGAGTGGATTGTGTATCCAAAGCGCTACAACGCGTTCCGTTGCGAGGGCGAGTGCCCTACTCCGGTGGATGAATCCTTCAGTCCCACCAACCATGCATACATGAAG AGCCTGTTGAGACTGTACCATCCGGATCGTGTGGGGTGTCCCTCCTGCGTGCCTACGCGCCTCAGCCCGCTGTCCATGCTGTACTATGGTGATGAAGATCTGGTGTTACGGCATCATGAGGACATGATCGTGGAGGAGTGTGGCTGTCACTGA